The nucleotide sequence GAACAGCTGGATCGATATCACCTGAACGTGTACCCATTGTCACCCCAGCTAATGGTGTGAATCCCATAGAAGTATCCATGGATTTACCTCCATCGACTGCTGTGATCGATACACCATTTCCTAAGTGGCAAGTGATGATTTTTAGTTCTTCGATCGGTTTGTTCAATAATTTTGCCGCACGTTCCGACACATAACGATGACTTGTGCCATGGAAGCCATATTTTCTTACTTTGAAATCTTCATAATAAGACACCGGTAAGCTATATAAATAATTTTGCTTTGGCATTGTTGAGTGGAAAGATGTATCGAATACAGCCACACTCAAAATGTCAGGTAAAATCTTTTTAAACGCTTTGATCCCCATTAAGTTTGCAGGATTATGCAAAGGAGCAAATTCTGCTAATTCAGCAATGCGGTCCATTACTTTCTCATCGATCACTACTGAATCCCCATAAGTTTCTCCTCCGTGAACAACACGGTGCCCTACTCCGGTGATTTCATCATAAGAGCTTAAAATTTGCAGTTCAATCAACTGATCTAACAGCATTTTTACTGCTACTTCGTGGTTTTCGATATCCATGATTTGTTCGAATTTTTGATTATCGCCGTACTTGATGGTAAAAATAGAATCTTGTAAACCGATACGTTCGACGATCCCTTTCGCAACTACGGTTTCTTCTGGCATTTGATATAATTGCCATTTCAAACTTGAACTCCCAGCATTGATTGCAATTGTTTTAGACATATGACTCTCCTTCTCGTTGAATGATTACAGAGCAGATGATTTCCAGTTTTTAAACTCGTTGAAAAATTCCGTCACCTTCTCTGGTTCTTTTAATGAAGCAAGTTTCACAAGCAAGACTTCTTTTACTTGTTGTGCTTGTGGTCCTTTTTTCTGTAAGATCAAAATACTTTTTTGCGATTGTTTATTACGGAACAATTCATCTGGCAATTGAATCATTCCTTGAAGATAACCTTCTTCTTTAAACCATTTTTTGATTTCTTCACTTTGATCCGTTTCTAAAAATCCACTCGGCATCAAAAACAAACCAAAACCATCCGGCTTCACATATTTCATTGATTGCTCTAGCAATAAATGATGTGCATAACTATGGCCTTCTTCGGTACTTGTTAAAAACTCTTTTGCTTTTTCGTCATTCGGATAATAACCGATTGGCAAATCGCTGATTGCAAAATCGACAGGATCTATTAATAATTCCTGCAACCCGTCTTGATGAAAGTATTGAACATTTGCTTGTGTCAAATCACTTGTAGAAGCTGCGACAGCCAACAATGTATCATCAATATCCACACCAATTCCTTCTGTTTGGTACCCCGCATTCGATAGGTTTAAAAGAACTGTTAATAACAAGTTGCCCATTCCTGCCGCAATATCCAGAATCTTAACCGGTGCTTTTTTATTTGTGTATAGTTGTTCAATAAGAAAAACAAATAAAAAACCGATACTATCAGGAGTGAGTTGATGGTTCGCCTGCAAATGTTCTGTCTGGCTGCCCTTCAATAAAAGTAATTGAGACAGTCTGCGCCATTCTTCTGGCTCGAAAGAAAGTTTCTTCAACTCTTCATAAAGAGCTGTGATCCGTTGCGTTGTCTCTTTTGTCGGCACTCCATCCACCACACGTACTTGATAATCATCTATTAAATTTTCTGCATTTTCGACATAGGCTTCTAAAAAGGAAGTTCCCAATGCATTCTGTAAAAGCTGAATAGCTTCCAGGTTTTGATTAAACCCTTGTTCCATTTTTTCTGGTAACATGGTGCACCTCATTTCTAGATATATTATAACAATTTTTTCACCTGTTTAATTCTATCGAACAATTGACAAAATTTCAATCGTTTTCACTGTTTTTTATTTGTGAAACGGCAAACATTTTTTTATTAAAAACAGTGTTATAACAGAAAAGAGGGCGTTTTCACGAACATTCCATCATTCTGTACTAGTATCTGTATCATTTTTTACTTCTTCTGTGAACCGAAAGATAAACGGTGAGACTTCCACCTCTAAGAATAGGGACTGTTGTACCCACTGATATGTTACAGATCCAGTTGTGTAGTAAAAAACTCCTTCCGAACTTTCGGCAAGCGTAGACTGTTCCGATAAAGCCATCTGCTTCATTATTTTTGCTATATAATAATTTTTGATTCGTATATTAAGATCCATTGACAAACGGTAGCTTTCTAATGCTGCCATCAATAAAAACGTACATAAAAGAAATAAAAGCAAGACAGAAAATAAAATAGAGCCCTTATAACATTTTCTACTGATCGTTTTTTGTCCATATGGCATATCCATCTTCTCCATTTTCAAAGTGTACATAAAAAGAAATTGTGTGTTCTTTTTCCAATAATTGAAGCTCAGTGATACTTGTTAACATAGGTTGATGTCCGCCGGAAGTTCTTCTTTTACGTATCATTGCCTGATATCTTTCGATGATATACTGTTTATCCTCGATCGTGTAGTGCAGTTGCTGATTTTTCACAGAGACATTGTGACTGCTCTTGAGTTCTTCTTCTAATTGTGCTAAAAATATTAGCCACTCTTTTTGATCTTTACGCTGCAAAAATTCACTTACTTGGATGGTTTGCTGAATCAAAAGATTGAATGTGAGCAATAGACTGCTCAATATCATCAGTCCAATTAGACATTCAATCAGCGTAAATGCTGGAATTACTTGTTTTTTCAATACTGATCGCTTCTTTCTCCATATTGACAAACACTTTTTCGATTACTCCATTATTATCGACAATTTGGATATCGTATGGGATCATTTCTTCCCTTCGCTCTGGTCTTTTGTGATACATCCGCTGCGTCTTGATATCTTCATAAATCATTCGAATAAATAGCAGTTCCTCCCCACTTTTCTTTTCTGCCTGAAGCAAAAACAGCTGGCCAAAGCTCACTAAGTAGACACAGACAGAAGCGATCATAAGCGCTGTAAGGGACTCCAACAAAACAAATCCTGTTTTATTCAATTCTTTTTGTATAGCGACCACTCCCTATCTGGAATTGATACGTAATCGTCCGCTCTTTTTCTTCCCAATAAAATTGATAAGCTTTTAGTGAACTTTCATTCCCGGTTCTAGCAGCAAAAGTAATAGAAGCATGGCGTTTCAAGGTAATCTCATCAGGAATATCTAATACTTCCCAATTTATTTTATCTGGATTCGGAACATGAAAAATGATTTGATTCTCTTCACTATTCCAATAAAAGCCTGTTTGGATCTGATTCACAATAGCGATTTTTTGCGTAGAATAGATTCGTTTTTCAAATTGGCCGAAAAATTGATAGACTGCCAATTCATTCTTCCATGCAGAAAATGCGAGAACTGGAAAAGAAAGGATCGTTGTAAGTAATAAAATCAGTAAGAGTGATTCAAACAACGTATATCCTGATGCTAAAACCTTACCTTCAAGGCCGCTGATAGATTTCTGCATGTTCTCGTTTGATATAGCCTTCATTCAACAATTCCTCCACAGTAGGAACTCTTCCATTATTTTGAAGCGCATAGAGCTCTTTTTGTGTGTCTACCAACTGGATGATCGCTTCACGACTTTCTTGGTCTACATGATTCCTATAACGCGACAAATTAGGGACGAACAACAACACTAATACACTGATGATCAGTAAGACGATTAGCATTTCGATCAATGTAAAACCGCTATAATAAGATATTTTTCTCTTTTTCATGGCAAAACCTCCTCTATGCTTCCGTAAACAGGTAATAAAACAGCGGCATAAACTAATAAAATCAAAGCCGCTACGCCCAAAAAAATGATTGGCTGAATAAAATGCATCCAGTGATGAAGACGTTTGAAAAGCTGTTTTCTTGTCCATTCGCTGTAAAAAATCAGTTCTTTACCTAAACTTCCCTTTGCCTCTCCCTGTAAAACAATTTTACTGAATTCTTCTGATAGAAAACGATAATTCTGGAACTGCTCAGCCAATGACATACCTGCCTCCAATCCTTGAATCAACTTAGAGGCAAGATGCTGAATCAGACTTTCTTGTTTCGTTTCCTTTAAGCAGACTATGATTTGCCTTAATTCGAAACCTTCATGAAAAAGCTTTCCAATCTCTAGTGACAAATAAGCCGATTGATACAAGGAATATATCGGTCCAATCAATAATTGTCTGCTTATCCATTCACTCTGATCAACAGGAGACAACTTCATCAGACGATACCTTACTAGTAAAGCCAATAGAGTAACCGCTAGGATGAATAGTAGAACATACCAATGAAAGACTTGTATCAGCTGAATACCCCAATGCTCTTGCATGACCATTCCTGAACCAATAAGCTGAGGCAAAACGAACAACCGCATACTAAACAAGATACCTAGCAAAAAGGTGAGCAATAGCATCGGATATGCAAGCAGCTTTTTCAAATCATTGCGAAATCCTTCAACAAGCCGAAACTGTTTGGCAATTTCCAACAAAGTTGTCGGCAGATTCCCATGACGTTCAGCTAACTCGATCTGTACCAGTTGCTCTGCTCCATATCCTATTTGCGAAAGTACCTCACTAAACGCTTGCCCTTCCTTTAGCTGATGTTGGATATTTGCCAAAATAACAGGTGGAAACGAACGGATCGTGAGTAATAAATAAAGGGATTCTTGCAGACTAAAACCAGATAAAAGCAGTTCTCCCATGGTTTGTGCAAACTGGTTTTGCTGGCTTCTTGTTAATCCTTTAGAATAGTTCTGACTGCCAAATATTTTCCTGAGCTTCTTCATAACTTTCCTCCCATGATTTTTTTACTGATTCTTCCTCCATAAATTGATAACTCCATAAAACAGAAGGATGGTGATTGGCATCTTCCAAAAGTTCTTGATAAATGACACCAGCTAAACATTCAGATAGCTCTTCTTTTTTCTTTGTCAGTTCATGGATTCTGACCAATGTACCTTCAAGATTGCGTGCATGTACGGTTGCAAAAACCCGGTGCCCTGTTAGTGCTGCTCTTACCGCAGCATGTGCAGTTGATTCATCTCTTATCTCGCCAATGATTAGCAAGTCTGGACGATGCCGTAATGCGAGTTTCAAAAGTGTATCATAAGTCTGTGCTATTTTCGGATTGATCTGTAGCTGCAGAAAAAACGGTTCTTCTATCTCTACAGGATCTTCGATAGTAATCACTTGCAATTTTTCTTCCAAAGCCAACCGATACATTAGAGAAGTCTTGCCTGATCCGACTGGTCCGCTGAAAAGGTATAATCCACGTCTGACGGTTTTCTGTAAAATAGTTGCAAAATCTCGAGAACTAAAGCAACGATGGGGTGTTTCAAAAGTACCGTATAATAGCCGAATCACTAAACTCTCTCGTTGAAGGTAATCTCCTACAGAAGACAACCGCAGACGAACTTCCTGTTTTTCT is from Enterococcus faecium and encodes:
- a CDS encoding acetate/propionate family kinase — its product is MSKTIAINAGSSSLKWQLYQMPEETVVAKGIVERIGLQDSIFTIKYGDNQKFEQIMDIENHEVAVKMLLDQLIELQILSSYDEITGVGHRVVHGGETYGDSVVIDEKVMDRIAELAEFAPLHNPANLMGIKAFKKILPDILSVAVFDTSFHSTMPKQNYLYSLPVSYYEDFKVRKYGFHGTSHRYVSERAAKLLNKPIEELKIITCHLGNGVSITAVDGGKSMDTSMGFTPLAGVTMGTRSGDIDPAVLPYLMEKLEIDIDEMINVLNKKSGLLGLTGLSSDMRDLEKNYEKEHIRLAYDIFVDRIRKYIGGYVTTMNGVDAIVFTAGIGENDGHVRSEIIKGMSWFGCEIDPALNELRGEEVDISTKESKVRVLVIPTDEELMIARDVERLRG
- a CDS encoding class I SAM-dependent methyltransferase; translation: MLPEKMEQGFNQNLEAIQLLQNALGTSFLEAYVENAENLIDDYQVRVVDGVPTKETTQRITALYEELKKLSFEPEEWRRLSQLLLLKGSQTEHLQANHQLTPDSIGFLFVFLIEQLYTNKKAPVKILDIAAGMGNLLLTVLLNLSNAGYQTEGIGVDIDDTLLAVAASTSDLTQANVQYFHQDGLQELLIDPVDFAISDLPIGYYPNDEKAKEFLTSTEEGHSYAHHLLLEQSMKYVKPDGFGLFLMPSGFLETDQSEEIKKWFKEEGYLQGMIQLPDELFRNKQSQKSILILQKKGPQAQQVKEVLLVKLASLKEPEKVTEFFNEFKNWKSSAL
- the comGG gene encoding competence type IV pilus minor pilin ComGG, producing the protein MPYGQKTISRKCYKGSILFSVLLLFLLCTFLLMAALESYRLSMDLNIRIKNYYIAKIMKQMALSEQSTLAESSEGVFYYTTGSVTYQWVQQSLFLEVEVSPFIFRFTEEVKNDTDTSTE
- the comGF gene encoding competence type IV pilus minor pilin ComGF — its product is MKKQVIPAFTLIECLIGLMILSSLLLTFNLLIQQTIQVSEFLQRKDQKEWLIFLAQLEEELKSSHNVSVKNQQLHYTIEDKQYIIERYQAMIRKRRTSGGHQPMLTSITELQLLEKEHTISFYVHFENGEDGYAIWTKNDQ
- the comGD gene encoding competence type IV pilus minor pilin ComGD, coding for MQKSISGLEGKVLASGYTLFESLLLILLLTTILSFPVLAFSAWKNELAVYQFFGQFEKRIYSTQKIAIVNQIQTGFYWNSEENQIIFHVPNPDKINWEVLDIPDEITLKRHASITFAARTGNESSLKAYQFYWEEKERTITYQFQIGSGRYTKRIE
- the comGC gene encoding competence type IV pilus major pilin ComGC — its product is MKKRKISYYSGFTLIEMLIVLLIISVLVLLFVPNLSRYRNHVDQESREAIIQLVDTQKELYALQNNGRVPTVEELLNEGYIKREHAEIYQRP
- the comGB gene encoding competence type IV pilus assembly protein ComGB; the encoded protein is MKKLRKIFGSQNYSKGLTRSQQNQFAQTMGELLLSGFSLQESLYLLLTIRSFPPVILANIQHQLKEGQAFSEVLSQIGYGAEQLVQIELAERHGNLPTTLLEIAKQFRLVEGFRNDLKKLLAYPMLLLTFLLGILFSMRLFVLPQLIGSGMVMQEHWGIQLIQVFHWYVLLFILAVTLLALLVRYRLMKLSPVDQSEWISRQLLIGPIYSLYQSAYLSLEIGKLFHEGFELRQIIVCLKETKQESLIQHLASKLIQGLEAGMSLAEQFQNYRFLSEEFSKIVLQGEAKGSLGKELIFYSEWTRKQLFKRLHHWMHFIQPIIFLGVAALILLVYAAVLLPVYGSIEEVLP
- the comGA gene encoding competence type IV pilus ATPase ComGA; the encoded protein is MEIKRLSDQMISESFAKHAQDVYILPASEVFYIYFRYGKKRTFWKKVSSADGQQLISRFKYLGQMDIGEKRKAQLGAFTYSLEKQEVRLRLSSVGDYLQRESLVIRLLYGTFETPHRCFSSRDFATILQKTVRRGLYLFSGPVGSGKTSLMYRLALEEKLQVITIEDPVEIEEPFFLQLQINPKIAQTYDTLLKLALRHRPDLLIIGEIRDESTAHAAVRAALTGHRVFATVHARNLEGTLVRIHELTKKKEELSECLAGVIYQELLEDANHHPSVLWSYQFMEEESVKKSWEESYEEAQENIWQSELF